The Gemmatimonadaceae bacterium genomic sequence CCTGAGCGCAGCGAAGAGGACGAAGGACCCCTGTGCGCCGAGGAGAACTCTTACGCCGCACGCTACAGCGCGATATCCCCGCCGGGATCGCGCTTCTTACTAGCTTCTCGCCCCTTCTCGACTTGCGCCGCCGACTCCTTCAGCGCCTGCCGCGTCTCCGCCTCGTCGATCTCGATGGTCACCTTCAAGACATGACCTTCATGCGTCCCGCTCGGAAGCAGCGAGCGCGGGACATTGATCGTCGACGCGCCGTCGACCTCGATCGAGGCGGAATTCTCCTCGATCGAGTCGACGACCCAACGGTGCGAGCTGCGAGCGTTCACGGAATCGGATTGCAAACGGTTTGTGTCGACGTGGCGTCGGACGGTCCGGCCATGTTCGTCGTGCCTTTCAGCACGGTCACCGTGTAGCCGCTGCCCGGCGTGCCCGCGCTGCTGAATACGATAGTGCCGTTCTGATCGGTGCGATACCACGGCTTGCCGTGCGCCGTGTAGAGCGACTTCGCCTGATTGTGCATGTGGCCGTACGTGT encodes the following:
- a CDS encoding DUF3006 domain-containing protein, giving the protein MNARSSHRWVVDSIEENSASIEVDGASTINVPRSLLPSGTHEGHVLKVTIEIDEAETRQALKESAAQVEKGREASKKRDPGGDIAL